A window of the Streptomyces sp. NBC_00250 genome harbors these coding sequences:
- a CDS encoding nuclear transport factor 2 family protein produces the protein MTAFGTTDDPDIAAAVAGELALLDPAVRVSRARAAELLDPEFVEVGASGRRWTYEEMLAALPEMSGAPEDGPRYEPGALVGTLLAPGLVHLTYETLRDGHRARRSSLWRRDPAAPPGTGLRMYYHQGTPAPETDVQP, from the coding sequence ATGACCGCCTTCGGAACCACCGACGACCCCGACATCGCCGCGGCCGTCGCCGGCGAACTGGCGCTCCTGGACCCGGCCGTACGCGTCTCCCGGGCGCGCGCCGCGGAACTGCTCGACCCCGAGTTCGTCGAGGTCGGAGCCTCCGGTCGGCGCTGGACGTACGAGGAGATGCTCGCCGCGCTCCCCGAGATGTCCGGCGCTCCGGAGGACGGACCGCGCTACGAGCCCGGCGCCCTCGTGGGGACGCTGCTCGCACCCGGCCTCGTCCACCTCACGTACGAGACGCTCCGCGACGGCCACCGGGCCAGGCGCAGCTCGCTCTGGCGTCGGGACCCCGCCGCGCCGCCCGGCACGGGGCTGCGGATGTACTACCACCAGGGAACGCCCGCACCGGAGACGGATGTTCAGCCGTAG
- a CDS encoding LysR family transcriptional regulator, with product MDLEAVRTFLAVVDSGRFREAADELSITQQAVSKRVAALERELGVRLLDRTARGAEPTIDGQAFLPHARALLHAEARAVASVRPGRRALRVDVLGRRLAPAALLQDFHQAFPEVELDVVTLFDADAAVAALRAGTIDASFRAVTMPGRRLPEGIEALPVLDEPLQLLTGPAHVLAGARAVTPEGLVGHRIWIPGIVSGTEWAAYYADLAAAFGLTIEVTGPDFGTEPLLDTVADSPELATFVGARTRLVWPEGHGLRRVPVHGPTPVYPHSLLWAVDNPHPALLKLRAHLAASPEAPGSAVSADRDGDVWTPSWARPGERRPLPEPVRSPETP from the coding sequence GTGGATCTCGAAGCCGTACGCACCTTCCTCGCCGTCGTGGACTCGGGCCGGTTCCGGGAGGCCGCCGACGAGCTGTCGATCACCCAGCAGGCCGTGTCCAAGCGGGTCGCCGCGCTGGAGAGGGAACTCGGTGTGCGGCTGCTCGACCGGACCGCTCGCGGGGCGGAGCCGACGATCGACGGGCAGGCGTTCCTGCCGCACGCGCGCGCCCTGCTCCATGCCGAGGCGCGCGCCGTGGCCTCCGTGCGTCCGGGGCGGCGGGCGCTGCGGGTGGACGTGCTCGGCCGGCGCCTCGCGCCCGCGGCGCTGCTCCAAGACTTCCACCAGGCGTTTCCGGAGGTCGAGCTGGACGTCGTGACGCTCTTCGACGCGGACGCGGCCGTCGCCGCCCTCCGCGCCGGGACGATCGACGCGTCCTTCCGGGCGGTCACCATGCCGGGCCGGCGGCTGCCCGAGGGAATCGAGGCGTTGCCGGTCCTGGACGAGCCGCTCCAGCTCCTGACGGGTCCGGCGCACGTGCTCGCGGGGGCGCGTGCCGTCACGCCCGAGGGGCTCGTCGGGCACCGGATCTGGATTCCGGGCATCGTCAGCGGGACCGAGTGGGCCGCCTATTACGCCGACCTCGCCGCCGCGTTCGGTCTCACGATCGAGGTGACGGGCCCGGACTTCGGCACCGAGCCGCTGCTCGACACCGTCGCTGACTCCCCCGAGCTCGCGACCTTCGTCGGTGCGCGGACCCGCCTCGTCTGGCCCGAGGGCCACGGTCTGCGGCGCGTCCCCGTGCACGGGCCGACTCCGGTCTATCCGCACTCCTTGCTGTGGGCCGTGGACAATCCGCACCCCGCGCTGCTCAAGCTCCGCGCCCATCTGGCCGCCTCGCCCGAGGCCCCCGGGTCCGCCGTGTCCGCCGACCGGGACGGCGATGTCTGGACCCCGTCCTGGGCCCGGCCCGGGGAGCGGCGCCCGCTCCCGGAGCCGGTCCGATCGCCGGAAACCCCCTAG
- a CDS encoding MFS transporter — MAGGVSSGRDRGVSLGRDFGWLWASYAAGTLGTWVAFNAFPLLAITVLHKGSAEVAALAAVGAAVGAAVALPLGPWVEFRRKRPVMIAMDLVRCAAMLSAAVAYALDRLAFAQLLVVSVVVAAADITFGAASGACLKALVPAEGRLVAQARLESTTWTATVLGPPLGGALVALLGPVATVLVDALSYLLSAAGIRAIKGREPRPAHREGSGMRAGDLLEGWRHILAQPVLRPLFLNSVLVNGLIMATAPLLAVLMLGPLGFAPWQYGLAFAVPCVGGLVGSRLSRPLVARYGRHRVLWTSGVLRACWPVGLVLVHPGVTGLLLVMAIELALITCSAVFTPVLAAHRLDLTETDRVARTLTAWSVTAKASIAALTALGGLLAAAVGPRAAIGLAGVLLLATPLLLPRREARGVTGVTGVDTCK, encoded by the coding sequence ATGGCGGGCGGAGTGTCCTCGGGGCGGGACCGCGGGGTGTCCCTCGGGCGGGACTTCGGATGGCTGTGGGCGTCGTACGCCGCCGGAACCCTGGGCACCTGGGTCGCCTTCAACGCCTTCCCGCTGCTCGCGATCACCGTGCTCCACAAGGGCTCCGCCGAAGTGGCGGCGCTGGCCGCCGTGGGAGCCGCCGTCGGCGCGGCGGTCGCGCTGCCGCTCGGCCCCTGGGTGGAGTTCCGCCGCAAGCGGCCCGTGATGATCGCCATGGACCTCGTGCGGTGCGCGGCGATGCTGAGCGCCGCCGTCGCGTACGCGCTCGACCGGCTCGCCTTCGCCCAGCTCCTCGTCGTCTCCGTGGTCGTCGCCGCGGCGGACATCACCTTCGGCGCGGCCTCCGGCGCCTGTCTGAAGGCGCTCGTACCGGCGGAGGGCCGGCTCGTCGCGCAGGCCCGGCTCGAATCCACGACCTGGACCGCGACCGTCCTCGGACCTCCGCTCGGTGGCGCCCTGGTCGCCCTCCTCGGCCCGGTGGCGACCGTGCTGGTCGACGCCCTGAGCTATCTGCTCTCGGCGGCGGGCATCCGAGCGATCAAGGGGCGCGAGCCCCGCCCCGCGCACAGAGAGGGGTCGGGGATGAGGGCCGGCGACCTTCTCGAAGGATGGCGGCACATCCTCGCCCAGCCCGTCCTGCGCCCGCTGTTCCTCAACTCCGTGCTGGTCAACGGCCTCATCATGGCGACCGCCCCCCTCCTCGCCGTCCTCATGCTGGGGCCGCTGGGGTTCGCCCCCTGGCAGTACGGGCTCGCCTTCGCGGTGCCGTGCGTCGGCGGGCTCGTCGGCTCACGGCTGTCCCGGCCGCTCGTCGCGCGGTACGGCCGGCACCGGGTCCTGTGGACCTCGGGCGTGCTCCGCGCCTGCTGGCCCGTCGGGCTGGTCCTCGTCCACCCCGGTGTCACCGGGCTCCTGCTCGTGATGGCGATCGAGCTGGCTCTGATCACCTGCTCCGCCGTGTTCACCCCGGTGCTCGCCGCCCACCGCCTCGACCTGACGGAGACCGACCGGGTCGCCCGTACCCTCACCGCCTGGTCCGTGACCGCGAAGGCCTCCATCGCAGCCCTGACCGCGCTCGGGGGGCTCCTCGCGGCCGCCGTCGGACCCCGGGCGGCGATCGGCCTGGCAGGTGTCCTGCTGCTCGCGACACCGTTGCTGCTGCCCAGGAGAGAGGCGCGTGGGGTGACGGGCGTGACGGGTGTTGACACGTGTAAGTGA